A DNA window from Naumovozyma dairenensis CBS 421 chromosome 8, complete genome contains the following coding sequences:
- the OCA5 gene encoding Oca5p (similar to Saccharomyces cerevisiae YHL029C; ancestral locus Anc_4.19): protein MPENKKSSTTSLPSSHHHLKNLKQQDRNRNLINLVIDLINNNDHVALAYIARNDGIPPQLRHLVWPILLKYHPMSISPNIDPNTVTWDSMTNKYHVIENSNNISINSHTSRKVASLSSSSPSPSSPEVKEKTKDPNTKDLESIILHDLKKYFHYKKTNSHNKINHSTSNVSNDTMTSPSHNNNNNENSNDTKLIPNINDENEVIDLLKTAILNFLSKWSRIFNYELGLTWIALGLAEWCSPCNSDNDDSNNNNDDELGPLLLTGKRYYHQKNKLLMISNHHNNHNKESKDERSLSLNYLYQEYPLPNHIRKRLKLNDKNSHLFNFDQLFERLCLIILNCPDTNLANTNINNDFPPIDKISNLTNYFPILSGGDLSFQTQIFFKVFSSILPELYQPLTEESSLQPTTIKNKWLYWWLKFSGAKALQRQDRGRLWDILLGWRPKPTVESINFFLNYNTKKFDQLYSTTQYQLIEPFLKKNDPFWFPDLDSVAMGSKQFPYDYNIFKEILFRNRYDGTNSKNSSTNTMNTNTNTSTTTTTTTIAANIPMIPYSLIDPHIELIFIYIAILQYNEFKLLEFEETEISEFLSNIPMLSKTDDFNFRKLYDPDSLNIPTPSTIINRSTTTTTTTTATLPPNDNLFSQPLKPTSINANDNTNSSNNNIATSTTSSASASSSHMMIELGNDGKSSHSFNNILNNAGDIWRKWLYRELEETSTND, encoded by the coding sequence atgcctgagaataaaaaatcatcTACTACGTCATTACCTTCatctcatcatcatctaaaaaatttaaaacaaCAAGACAGAAATAGGAACCTTATAAACTTAGTAAtagatttaattaataataacgatcATGTTGCTCTAGCATATATTGCAAGAAATGATGGTATCCCTCCGCAATTAAGACATCTGGTATGGCCCATCTTACTTAAATATCACCCAATGTCCATATCTCCAAATATTGATCCAAATACTGTCACTTGGGACTCCATGacaaataaatatcatGTCATTgagaattcaaataatataagtATCAATTCTCATACCTCAAGGAAAGTAGCTTCATTATCCTCTTCATCAccttctccttcttctcCAGAAGTAAAAGAGAAAACAAAGGATCCAAATACGAAAGATTTAGAATCAATCATCTTacatgatttgaaaaaatatttccattACAAGAAAACTAATTCtcataataaaataaatcattcaaCATCAAATGTATCTAATGATACCATGACCTCTCCTTCacataacaataataacaatgaaaatAGTAACGATACGAAGTTGATACCgaatattaatgatgaaaatgaagtgatagatttattgaaaacagCTATACTAAACTTCTTATCTAAATGgtcaagaatatttaattatGAACTGGGATTAACTTGGATTGCATTAGGTTTAGCTGAATGGTGCTCTCCATGCAACTCTGACAATGATGacagtaataataataatgatgatgaactCGGtcctttattattaactgggaaaagatattatcatcaaaaaaacaaacttTTAATGATATCTAACCatcataataatcataacAAAGAATCGAAAGATGAGCGCTccttatcattaaattatttgtaTCAAGAATATCCACTACCTAATCATATCCGAAAGAgattaaaattaaatgataaaaattcacatcttttcaatttcgaTCAACTATTTGAAAGGCTATgtctaataattttgaattgcCCGGATACTAATTTAGCAAACacaaatattaataatgatttccctccaattgataaaatttcaaactTAACAAATTATTTCCCAATCCTTTCTGGTGGTGATTTATCATTCCAAACTCAAATCTTCTTTAAAGTATTTTCATCCATATTACCAGAATTATATCAACCTTTAACGGAGGAAAGTTCTTTACAACCAACTacaatcaaaaacaaatgGCTTTATTGGTGGTTGAAATTTTCAGGTGCAAAAGCTTTACAAAGACAAGATAGAGGTAGATTATGGGATATATTATTAGGTTGGAGACCAAAACCAACAGTAgaatcaatcaatttcttcttaaatTATAATACCAAGAAATTTGATCAACTTTATTCAACAACACAATATCAACTTATAGAAccatttttgaagaaaaatgacCCATTTTGGTTCCCTGATTTGGATTCTGTCGCAATGGGATCTAAACAATTTCCCTACGATTATAACatcttcaaagaaattctATTTAGAAATAGATACGATGGTacaaattccaaaaattcaaGCACAAACACGATGAATACAAACACAAACACAAgcacaacaacaacaacaacaacaatagcGGCAAATATTCCAATGATACCGTATTCATTGATTGACCCTCatattgaattaatttttATCTATATTGCCATCCtacaatataatgaatttaaactattagaatttgaagaaactgaaaTTTCAGAATTCTTAAGTAATATTCCAATGTTATCCAAGACagatgatttcaattttagaaaattataCGATCCagattctttaaatatacCCACGCCATCCACCATTATAAATCGGAGTAcaactactactactacaaCTACTGCGACATTACCAccaaatgataatttattttcacaACCTTTAAAACCTACTTCAATCAACGCAAATGATAATACAAATAGTAGTAATAACAACATCGCTACATCGACAACTTCATCAGCATCGGCTTCGTCTTCTCATATGATGATAGAATTAGGCAATGATGGTAAGTCTTCtcattcatttaataatattttaaataatgcCGGTGATATTTGGAGGAAATGGTTATATAGAGAATTGGAAGAAACTTCAACaaatgattga
- the RIM101 gene encoding alkaline-responsive transcriptional regulator RIM101 (similar to Saccharomyces cerevisiae RIM101 (YHL027W); ancestral locus Anc_4.21) — MAVLLQDLLNNDSVAGGNSQRNTNQTTINADVTNVPRSSPNGYPVNRDTNNHNHGSNATSLASRSHSPTAVPISMMMTEPISSIPKGNVTPHYIHHNEQQKSIGTTFPISPNNERKSSQTDSTTSTSSYADSHPSPTTLSPPSSAASPPSHPSSSSSSTSSPSAEEDHPTMTNAAAATTNNNTDILVCKWSDCHESFNQPDLLYLHLCQDHVGRKSKKNLQLNCQWENCCTKTDKRDHITSHLRVHIPLKPFQCSTCTKKFKRPQDLKKHLKTHLESNSIKRKRRGPKIGSKKKNFITKDTNTTSVLPHLVPLNQFVSNELNSFDPIYTSKLSNRLQNTTIIPHDNNNNNNNNTKVNSHTAANAVNFFTSLSSNMRNILNHSNTNTSNTASYQSSYVQAPPSSTSSSSFPQQQQQQQQQQQQQQTPIILTKYPQLPSLTNNFNHTHHPQLPIQQQQQQMQMQMQTQMQSIVMEGNGSNSTSNFTLPPLSFNPPTATSTSSSPHCIIPIITPRYVAYDRTNSVAGTNNSYYNHNNNNNYSNNTIGFSTIQKNNNKKKDETEATIDDKLLSLAINDHDDEEMFLDTLEYVNIIKDYYLCSLLEDEYSDDDNDDSNEEMKLKKNDSVLKNRKYPRVLI, encoded by the coding sequence atGGCCGTCCTTTTGCAAGACCTTTTGAATAACGATTCAGTAGCAGGAGGAAATTCCCAGCGCAATACCAAtcaaacaacaataaatgCAGATGTTACAAACGTACCAAGGTCATCTCCAAATGGCTACCCTGTCAACAGAGATACTAATAACCATAATCATGGTAGTAACGCAACCTCGCTTGCATCTCGATCTCACTCTCCTACCGCGGTTCCAATCAGTATGATGATGACTGAACCCATTTCAAGCATTCCTAAAGGAAATGTTACTCCAcattatattcatcataatgaacaacaaaaatCCATCGGTACGACTTTCCCAATCTCTCCTAAcaatgaaagaaaatctTCTCAAACTGATTCCACTACAAGCACTTCCTCTTATGCAGATTCCCATCCAAGTCCAACAACTTTAAGTCCTCCATCTTCAGCAGCATCTCCTCCTTCTCATccgtcatcatcatcgtcatcgaCCTCTTCTCCGTCTGCTGAAGAAGACCATCCTACGATGACAAATGCCGCCGCCGCTacaactaataataacaccGATATATTGGTTTGTAAATGGAGCGATTGTCATGAAAGTTTCAATCAACCTGATCTCTTATATCTTCACTTATGTCAAGATCATGTCGGtagaaaatcaaaaaagaaTCTACAATTAAATTGTCAATGGGAAAATTGTTGTACAAAGACTGATAAAAGAGATCATATTACATCTCATTTAAGAGTTCATATCCCTTTGAAACCATTCCAGTGTTCCACTTGTACcaagaaatttaaaagaccacaagatttgaaaaagcaTTTAAAGACTCATTTGGAATCAAATTCCattaaaaggaaaagaagagGTCCTAAGATTGGATccaaaaagaagaacttTATCACAAAGGATACAAACACGACTTCTGTACTACCACACTTGGTACCATTGAATCAATTCGtttctaatgaattaaattcattcgACCCAATTTATACTTCAAAATTGAGTAATAGATTGCAAAATACTACTATAATCCCacatgataataataataataataataataatacgaAAGTTAATTCTCACACCGCTGCTAATGCTGTTAACTTCTTTACAAGTTTATCAAGTAACatgagaaatatattaaatcattcaaaCACAAACACAAGCAATACAGCATCCTATCAATCATCTTATGTTCAAGCACCTCcttcatcaacatcatcatcttcattcccacagcagcagcaacaacaacaacaacaacaacaacaacaacaaacaccaataatattaacaaaATATCCGCAATTGCCATCTTTAACAAATAACTTCAATCATACTCATCATCCACAGTTACCAATccaacagcaacaacaacaaatgcAAATGCAAATGCAAACGCAAATGCAAAGCATTGTTATGGAAGGCAATGGTTCTAACTCAACTAGTAATTTCACATTACCACCACTTTCATTCAACCCACCTACAGCTACTTCTACCTCTTCTTCACCTCATTGCATCATTCCAATTATTACTCCTCGTTACGTTGCATATGATAGAACAAATTCAGTTGCAGGTACTAACAACTCTTATTATaatcacaacaacaataacaactaCAGCAATAATACAATCGGTTTCAGTACCATTCAaaagaacaacaataagaagaaagatgaAACTGAAGCAACcattgatgataaattattatctctAGCTATCAATGATCatgacgatgaagaaatgTTCTTGGATACTTTGGAATATGTAAACATTATCaaagattattatctttgttccttattagaagatgaatatagtgatgatgataatgatgattcaaATGAGGAAATgaagttgaaaaaaaatgattccGTCCtaaaaaatagaaaatacCCAAGAGTATtgatataa
- the SNF6 gene encoding Snf6p (similar to Saccharomyces cerevisiae SNF6 (YHL025W); ancestral locus Anc_4.27): protein MAVVKKPRRSAHSKSFRQQQQQQTPIQQQQSQQQQQQSKFQNVPRVGPILQLNNSLFESNRLKAEPSTSIVHDESDTISFRQYILKNFIESSKLMTVLTTSLVPNDKIIPTPLYFTDGVISTGIDNENKASLVSQLEQKLNSEIIELNQLKRQEETEELIISEDQENQFFKDKLLQLNNNNSNNMELNDKILKEYTDKFKLRSQENTMVIYKDEFSSSLRQDTREAPTNYWDDYFAIKKKLATMAAESQRRQTELQKNLQLEQQEELKRTQDELQKQQQNQQQQQQQQQQQMHQQQQSQQQQQQQQQQQPNQTNSAKEQSGTATALIDNMFDDFNSTENSTSNTGNSNSNGKSSSDQFNTNFDDDFGDLDNVFF, encoded by the coding sequence ATGGCGGTTGTCAAGAAACCACGCCGGTCTGCCCATTCTAAGTCCTTCcgtcaacaacaacaacaacagacACCAATccagcaacaacaatcgcaacaacaacaacaacaatcaaaattccaaaatgtTCCAAGAGTAGGCCCCATACTCCAATTAAACAACTCACTCTTTGAATCAAATAGATTGAAAGCAGAACCATCAACTTCAATAGTTCATGATGAAAGTGATACCATATCATTCAGACAATacattttgaagaatttcattgaatcttcaaaattaatGACCGTCTTGACTACTAGTTTAGTACCcaatgataaaattatacCCACTCCATTATATTTTACCGATGGAGTCATATCAACTGGTATCgacaatgaaaataaagcTTCTTTAGTAAGTCAATtagaacaaaaattaaactCCGAAATAATCGAATTGAACCAATTAAAACGACAAGAGGAAACCGAAGAACTGATAATAAGTGAAGACCAAGagaatcaatttttcaaagataaattattacaattgaacaataataattcaaacaaTATGGAACTCAATGATAAGATCTTAAAGGAATATACagataaattcaaattaagGTCACAAGAGAATACAATGGTCATttataaagatgaattttCCAGTTCTTTAAGACAGGATACAAGAGAAGCTCCTACAAATTACTGGGATGACTATTTTGcaatcaagaagaaattagcAACTATGGCTGCAGAATCACAAAGAAGACAAACCGAATTGCAAAAGAATTTACAATtagaacaacaagaagaattgaaaagaacGCAGGATGAGTTgcaaaaacaacaacaaaatcaacagcagcagcaacaacaacaacaacaacagatgcatcagcagcagcaatcacagcaacagcagcagcagcaacaacagcaacaaccaAACCAAACCAACAGTGCAAAAGAACAATCTGGTACTGCTACAGctttaattgataatatgtTTGACGATTTTAATTCTACAGAAAACTCAACCAGTAATACtggtaatagtaatagtaatggTAAAAGTAGTAGCGATCAATTTAATACTAACTTCGATGATGACTTCGGTGATCTAGACAACGTCTTCTTTTAA
- the GPI13 gene encoding mannose-ethanolamine phosphotransferase GPI13 (similar to Saccharomyces cerevisiae GPI13 (YLL031C); ancestral locus Anc_4.28) produces the protein MDERSIKRSILSTSADEKRIYKSRIQKFSKSHKLYVLFFISLAILQFIAIAFFIKGFLLTRNVLENVSTLNDYTSILESNPIFNNPSDIAKFDKTVIVVIDALRFDFVIPVDESNPNYNPNYHNNFKVMYDHFNETSSADSSLLLKFIADPPTTTLQRLKGLTTGSLPTFIDAGSNFDGSVIEEDNLIKQMYLNNKTVYFVGDDTWDSLFHPFLSSKSQPFESLNVWDLDTVDNGVISYFEKELISKKNNQKEEKEWDVLIGHMLGMDHVGHKYGPSHFSMKDKQLQLNEFVTKVIDSLDEDTLLVVMGDHGMDHTGNHGGDSQDELESTLFLFSKKQQMWNLDPDNQETLYNVNKLGKHYRQVNQIDLVPTLSLLTGLPIPFNNLGWPIKEIAKNFDEDRFYTKAILNQLERYTHTIGIEPPTQEKKRLLEELWQQAQNDTTLGHDYQIELLQLYRDLWTNFDYYSIATGICLLTISVILLVSVTNLIPSIVVNQMVSEFVPSIIIMTLISNVCFHGVYYVFHQPLFINNYIWGTLFATSIGIILGICIPIFDRYNLKWLFTRVIQDLLSDYWSRIAATFLIIHSLLFTSNSFTIWEDRIVGFLIITFGMLTLYEFVFLPNRQSSNNSGLLTATISENEGTTSGVNASTANSNSLPITRFARLLGGYHSITLIICTRLASLITVCREEQGEYCVPTFTTKNNYSLWCLSLCFLIIFMIPACIKGYYNLSSSYQAAAPIWIDVFLKGVLFVNFLYWAITGFENTIPEWQYDLKIFKLTIARIVTGFSLIASNVGWIMGPLCIKLNVHNTDVKSHQATILGYTNIYGSQFFLLIINSLMSIILFMKPLAQLSLFLMCNQTLSILEIIDLLKLRENIIGPVVLALVSYQQFFTTGHQATIPSIQWDVGFILSDSITFPLTHLSLALNTFGPQIIIALSVALLTLWKQPPDVLKPQTLLGRIVSNCGTLIIYNTILCLSSFIWVTYFRRHLMVWKIFCPRFLFACASLIVTQIVITFGTIAFASERLIRNINDIFWK, from the coding sequence ATGGATGAACGTTCTATCAAGCGATCTATTCTCAGTACGTCTGCTGACGagaaaagaatatacaAGTCAAGAATTCAAAAGTTTTCCAAATCACATAAATTATACGTGCTATTTTTCATCTCTCTAGCAATATTACAATTCATTGCTATCGCTTTCTTCATTAAGGGATTCCTATTGACCAGAAATGTTTTAGAAAATGTATCCACATTAAATGATTACACTTCAATACTTGAATCAAACccaatatttaataatccATCTGATATTGCGAAATTCGATAAAACCGTAATCGTAGTCATTGATGCCCTAAGGTTTGATTTTGTCATTCCAGTTGATGAATCCAATCCAAATTACAATCCAAATTACCATAACAATTTTAAAGTCATGTATGATCACTTCAATGAGACATCAAGTGCTGATTCCTCgctattattgaaatttatagCTGATccaccaacaacaacattaCAAAGATTAAAAGGTTTAACGACGGGCTCATTACCCACATTTATAGACGCTGGTTCGAATTTTGACGGGAGTGTCATCGAAGAAGATAACCTAATCAAACAGATGTATTTGAACAATAAGACCGTATATTTTGTCGGGGATGATACATGGGATTCATTATTCCATCCATTCTTATCATCAAAGAGCCAACCATTTGAATCATTGAATGTTTGGGATTTAGATACAGTTGATAATGGTGTCATCtcatattttgaaaaggaaCTTATATCGAAGAAAAACAAccaaaaagaagaaaaagaatggGATGTATTGATTGGTCATATGTTAGGAATGGATCATGTAGGTCATAAGTACGGTCCTTctcatttttcaatgaaggATAAACAATTACAACTGAATGAGTTCGTCACTAAAGTTATAGATTCACTAGATGAAGACACTTTACTTGTTGTAATGGGTGATCATGGTATGGATCATACAGGAAACCATGGCGGCGATTCTCaagatgaattggaaagtactttgtttttattttcgaAGAAACAGCAAATGTGGAATCTGGATCCTGATAATCAAGAAACTTTATACAACGTCAATAAATTGGGGAAACATTACAGACAAGTAAACCAAATCGATCTTGTACCGACTTTATCATTACTTACAGGATTACCTATaccatttaataatttaggTTGGCCTATTAAGGAAATTGCAAAGAATTTTGACGAGGATCGCTTTTATACAAAGGCTATCTTAAATCAATTGGAGAGGTATACACATACTATAGGTATCGAACCACCCACccaagagaagaaaagattattagaagaattatGGCAACAAGCTCAAAACGATACCACGTTGGGTCATGATTATCAAATTGAGCTATTACAATTATACAGAGACCTTTGGACGAATTTCGATTATTATAGTATAGCCACAGGAATATGTCTCTTAACTATATCtgttatattattagtttcAGTGACAAATTTAATTCCATCCATTGTAGTAAATCAAATGGTATCAGAATTTGTACCTTCAATCATTATAATGACTCTAATATCTAATGTCTGTTTCCATGGTGTTTATTATGTGTTCCATCAACCATtgttcattaataattacATATGGGGCACTTTGTTTGCTACATCAATCGGTATCATACTGGGTATATGTATCCCAATTTTTGACCGTTATAACTTGAAATGGTTATTTACTAGAGTCATCcaagatttattatcagaTTATTGGTCTCGTATTGCTGCCACAttcttaataattcattcgTTGTTGTTTACATCAAACTCTTTTACTATATGGGAAGATAGAATTGTCGGTTTCCTAATAATAACTTTCGGTATGTTAACACTTTATgagtttgtttttttacCTAATAGACAATCAAGCAATAATAGTGGATTATTGACCGCTACAATAAGTGAAAATGAAGGTACAACATCGGGAGTTAATGCATCTACGGCGAATTCTAATTCCTTACCTATAACAAGATTTGCGAGATTGTTAGGTGGATACCATTCAATTACGTTAATCATATGTACCAGATTAGCTTCTTTAATAACTGTTTGCCGAGAGGAACAAGGAGAATATTGTGTACCCACTTTCACCacgaaaaataattattccCTGTGGTGTCTATCGCTATGCTTTTTGATTATATTCATGATTCCTGCATGTATTAAAGGATATTATAATTTATCCTCATCTTATCAGGCTGCTGCACCAATCTGGATCGACGTGTTTCTAAAAGGTGTTCTCTTTGTTAATTTCTTATATTGGGCAATCACTGGCTTTGAAAATACTATACCAGAATGGCAgtatgatttgaaaattttcaaattaacCATCGCCCGAATTGTCACAGGGTTTAGTCTTATTGCATCCAACGTTGGTTGGATTATGGGTCCTCTTtgtattaaattaaatgttCACAACACTGATGTAAAATCTCATCAAGCAACCATTTTAGGTTATACAAACATTTATGGATCTCAATTCTTCCTGTTaataatcaattcattaatgagCATAATCCTTTTCATGAAACCATTAGCccaattatcattatttttaatgtGTAATCAAACTCTTTCCATTTTAGAAatcattgatttattaaaattaagaGAAAACATTATTGGTCCCGTGGTATTAGCGCTTGTTTCttatcaacaatttttCACAACTGGTCATCAAGCTACCATACCATCAATTCAATGGGATGTTGGATTTATTTTAAGTGACAGTATTACATTCCCCCTGACGCATTTATCCTTGGCATTAAATACATTTGGCCCACAAATCATAATAGCGTTAAGTGTTGCATTATTAACGTTATGGAAACAACCGCCAGATGTTTTAAAACCACAAACATTATTGGGTAGAATTGTCTCTAATTGTGGTACATTAATCATTTATAATACAATATTGTGTCTAAGTTCCTTTATTTGGGTGACTTATTTCCGTCGACACTTAATGgtatggaaaattttttgTCCAAGATTTTTATTTGCTTGTGCTTCATTAATTGTTACGCAAATTGTTATTACATTTGGTACTATTGCATTTGCAAGTGAGAGACTGATTCGAAACattaatgatatctttTGGAAATGA